In Gammaproteobacteria bacterium, the genomic stretch ATAAACTGTGAAACAGGATTATGAAAGTCTGCACGCACCAGTTGCATCAACAAACGCAACATAAACACCAATAGCAGCAAACCAAATATGGTGTGCACCAAAAAGATGCCCGCATTGCTCACATAAGAATTTCCCATCAATCTGCTCCGTACTGTTGCGCCAGTTCCGCTGCGCGATCCGCTGCGGCTTTTAGCGCCTTGCTAAAGATCTCTTCCAGACCGTTTTCACGTAGTGTTCTAATCGCCTGTTCTGTCGTCCCACCTGGCGAGGTCACACGATTTCGCAAAATTGCTGGCTCATCACTACTTTCCATGGCTAGCTTGGCCGCGCCTAACGCTGTCTGTATAGTCAACAACCGTGCCGTTGATTCCGACAATCCCAAGGTATTGGCCGCCCTTTCCATCGCCTCCATCACATAGAAAAAATACGCAGGACCACTACCCGACAAGGCAGTGATGATATCCATTTGATATTCATCTTCCACCCACAACGCCACGCCTACGGCGCGCATAATATTTTCCGCTAAAATTCGCTGTTCGGATTTGACCAGGTGATTGGCAAACAAACCCGTCGCGCCGGTCTGCACCAATGCTGGCGTATTCGGCATAGTGCGCACGATAGCAACATTCTGTCCTAACCAACGCTGCATGTCTTTAGTGCGTATTCCGGCAGCGACAGAAATCACCAGCGGTTGACTCTTCTCGACTGCACCAGCAATTTGTTTGGCGACATCTTTAAACACCTGCGGCTTCACCGCCAGCACCACTGCATCGACCTTATCAATGAGTGCCGCATTATCGACAACTGTGCGCACGCCAAAACGAGATTCAAATTTGTTGAGCTGATTGTTGTCGATATCTGACACCCACAGCTTACCTGGATCAGCGCCATCGGCTATCAATCCACCGAGCAAACTTGCTGACATATTGCCCGCGCCTATAAAACCGATGTTGTCCTTGTTCATTTTCATTCTCCCGACTGGTGTGCCACTTTATTAGAATTTCGCTGAAAAATCACTTGCTGTCGATTTACCGCAGGTTTAGCGACGATAAT encodes the following:
- the proC gene encoding pyrroline-5-carboxylate reductase, with product MNKDNIGFIGAGNMSASLLGGLIADGADPGKLWVSDIDNNQLNKFESRFGVRTVVDNAALIDKVDAVVLAVKPQVFKDVAKQIAGAVEKSQPLVISVAAGIRTKDMQRWLGQNVAIVRTMPNTPALVQTGATGLFANHLVKSEQRILAENIMRAVGVALWVEDEYQMDIITALSGSGPAYFFYVMEAMERAANTLGLSESTARLLTIQTALGAAKLAMESSDEPAILRNRVTSPGGTTEQAIRTLRENGLEEIFSKALKAAADRAAELAQQYGAD